A genomic stretch from Acidimicrobiales bacterium includes:
- a CDS encoding dienelactone hydrolase family protein: MRITLPTGTVAETAGTSSERGLVVVPDIMGLRPLFDDLVARLAAEWDCTVVAPDLYPGHSELDLQGRFAAAADLRDADVLGDMVAAAEATGAARVGAIGFCMGGMYVNKAVSTGRFVRLASFYGMIHVPEGWRGAGQDEPLAHIARGDASTLLAVIGTVDPYTLPEEVTALAATGVTIAAYEGADHGFVHDPGRPAHRADDAADAWRRVDAWLWG; encoded by the coding sequence ATGCGCATCACCCTTCCCACCGGCACGGTGGCCGAGACGGCCGGCACGTCGAGCGAACGCGGACTCGTCGTCGTTCCCGACATCATGGGCCTGCGTCCGCTCTTCGATGACCTCGTGGCCCGGCTGGCGGCCGAGTGGGACTGCACCGTCGTCGCTCCCGACCTGTATCCCGGCCACAGCGAGCTCGACCTGCAGGGACGCTTCGCCGCGGCCGCCGACCTGCGCGATGCCGACGTACTCGGCGACATGGTGGCCGCCGCCGAGGCGACAGGTGCCGCACGTGTGGGCGCCATCGGGTTCTGCATGGGCGGGATGTACGTCAACAAGGCGGTGTCGACCGGTCGCTTCGTTCGACTCGCGTCGTTCTACGGCATGATCCACGTGCCCGAGGGATGGCGGGGGGCCGGGCAGGACGAGCCGCTCGCCCACATCGCCCGGGGTGACGCATCGACGCTGCTCGCGGTGATCGGCACGGTCGACCCCTACACGTTGCCCGAGGAGGTCACCGCACTCGCAGCGACCGGGGTGACGATCGCCGCCTATGAAGGCGCCGATCACGGCTTCGTCCACGACCCCGGCCGGCCGGCCCATCGCGCCGACGACGCCGCCGACGCGTGGCGCCGGGTCGACGCCTGGCTCTGGGGTTAG
- a CDS encoding phospholipid scramblase-related protein produces the protein MTDYTADWYPDPGGKHELRYHDGTQWTDHVSDHGRQGVDPLVDSGTVPTTGMAADKVQRQVAEKAGVQTGATGGGTMFTEPVLVVNQKAKLLEINTEYAVYDQHGTQIGAIRQVGQSTLKKVARFVSSLDQFMTHSLQLVDANGAVQLTVTRPAKFAKSKVHVADAAGNPVGSIVQKNMIGKIRFSLEGPNGEIGTLNGENWRAWNFNLQDAHGNEVARITKTWEGLAKTMFTTADNYVLQIHRPLEEPLRSLVVASAVSVDLALKQDSRGLG, from the coding sequence ATGACTGACTACACGGCCGACTGGTATCCGGACCCCGGTGGCAAGCACGAGCTGCGCTACCACGATGGCACCCAGTGGACCGATCACGTGTCGGACCACGGACGTCAGGGTGTCGACCCCCTCGTCGACTCGGGCACGGTGCCCACGACCGGGATGGCGGCCGACAAGGTGCAGCGTCAGGTGGCCGAGAAGGCCGGCGTCCAGACCGGCGCGACCGGTGGCGGAACGATGTTCACCGAACCCGTCCTGGTGGTGAACCAGAAGGCCAAGCTGCTCGAGATCAACACCGAATACGCGGTCTACGACCAACACGGGACCCAGATCGGGGCGATCCGTCAGGTCGGTCAATCCACGCTCAAGAAGGTCGCCCGCTTCGTCAGCAGCCTCGACCAGTTCATGACCCATTCGCTGCAACTGGTCGACGCCAACGGCGCCGTGCAGCTCACCGTGACCCGCCCTGCGAAGTTCGCGAAATCGAAGGTGCACGTCGCCGATGCCGCCGGAAACCCGGTCGGTTCGATCGTGCAGAAGAACATGATCGGCAAGATCCGGTTCTCGCTGGAGGGCCCCAACGGCGAGATCGGCACGCTCAACGGCGAGAACTGGCGGGCCTGGAACTTCAACCTCCAGGACGCCCACGGCAACGAGGTGGCACGGATCACCAAGACCTGGGAGGGCTTGGCGAAGACGATGTTCACGACGGCGGACAACTATGTCCTGCAGATTCATCGTCCACTCGAAGAGCCGCTGCGCAGCCTCGTGGTCGCGTCGGCGGTCTCGGTCGATCTGGCGTTGAAGCAGGACTCGCGCGGGCTGGGCTGA
- a CDS encoding polyprenyl synthetase family protein, translating into MAASPLAILPNMEDDLNRVEEELLRVVASDGDFLTEIASHLILAGGKRVRPGFAIAASSVLDPTGAAASIDVVRGGCAVELVHIGSLYHDDVMDDATTRRSVKSVNAQWGNLRAILAGDYLLGRSSEIAAGLGTEVAGILATTITELCEGQILELESAYKPDRTIDTYERSISGKTASLLAAACRIGAIVGDLPRGVVESMTEFGKAYGMAFQVVDDILDIVATDKQIGKAAGNDLIEGIYTLPVIHALADPTIGAELRPLLTPDITIAQRDRARDLVRQSNGVTIALDAARSWADKAAATLTDLPDTPGARALRAAADHLIERAAAPLGRKRFSRKPR; encoded by the coding sequence GTGGCTGCGTCCCCACTCGCCATTCTCCCGAACATGGAAGACGACCTGAACCGGGTCGAAGAGGAGCTCCTGCGCGTCGTGGCTTCCGATGGCGACTTCCTCACCGAGATCGCCAGCCACCTCATTCTCGCCGGCGGAAAGCGGGTCCGGCCGGGATTTGCGATCGCCGCGTCGTCCGTGCTCGACCCGACCGGCGCGGCCGCGAGCATCGACGTCGTCCGCGGGGGCTGCGCCGTCGAACTGGTCCACATCGGCTCGCTCTACCACGACGACGTGATGGACGACGCGACGACGCGACGCAGCGTCAAGAGTGTCAACGCCCAGTGGGGCAACCTGCGGGCGATCCTCGCCGGCGACTACCTGCTCGGCCGTTCTTCGGAGATCGCCGCCGGGCTCGGCACCGAGGTCGCCGGCATCCTCGCCACGACCATCACCGAGCTGTGCGAGGGCCAGATCCTCGAACTCGAATCGGCCTACAAGCCCGACCGCACGATCGACACCTACGAGCGCTCCATCTCGGGCAAGACCGCCTCACTGCTGGCGGCCGCCTGCCGCATCGGTGCGATCGTCGGTGACCTGCCCCGTGGCGTCGTGGAGTCGATGACCGAGTTCGGCAAGGCCTACGGCATGGCGTTCCAGGTCGTCGACGACATCCTCGACATCGTCGCCACCGACAAACAGATCGGGAAGGCGGCAGGCAACGACCTCATCGAGGGCATCTACACCCTGCCGGTCATCCACGCGCTCGCCGATCCGACCATCGGTGCCGAACTCCGACCGCTCCTCACCCCCGACATCACGATCGCGCAGCGTGACCGGGCCCGCGACCTCGTGCGCCAGAGCAACGGGGTCACCATCGCCCTCGACGCGGCCCGGAGCTGGGCCGACAAGGCCGCCGCGACGCTCACCGACCTTCCCGACACACCGGGTGCCCGAGCCCTGCGGGCCGCGGCCGATCACCTGATCGAGCGAGCCGCCGCGCCGCTCGGCCGCAAGCGCTTCAGCCGCAAGCCCCGCTGA
- a CDS encoding IspD/TarI family cytidylyltransferase, whose protein sequence is MSGRTTGSVWTVVVAAGSGTRFGGPKQFLDLDGVRVVDRSIATAARHSDGIVLVTPSEPVPDVVAVTGPAGVEFHSVSGADTRAGSVRRGLTAVPTDAAVILVHDAARPLASDAVYERVIAAVRSGADAVAPVVPVTDTLRRRVGGVVDRDDVIAVQTPQGFSADALRRAHASGQEATDDVTVVENHGGTVVVVDGDRRNIKLTTPLDMDIASVLLRGDDE, encoded by the coding sequence ATGAGTGGCCGAACGACGGGGTCGGTGTGGACGGTCGTGGTCGCCGCCGGGTCGGGCACCCGCTTCGGTGGGCCCAAGCAGTTCCTCGATCTCGACGGGGTTCGCGTCGTCGACCGGTCCATCGCGACGGCCGCTCGCCACAGTGACGGGATCGTCCTGGTCACGCCGTCCGAGCCGGTGCCGGATGTCGTCGCGGTGACCGGGCCCGCCGGCGTCGAGTTCCACTCGGTCTCGGGCGCCGACACGCGGGCGGGGTCGGTGCGTCGGGGATTGACAGCGGTTCCCACCGACGCCGCGGTGATCCTGGTCCACGACGCGGCCCGTCCGCTGGCGAGCGATGCCGTCTACGAGCGGGTGATCGCGGCCGTGCGCAGCGGGGCCGATGCGGTCGCCCCGGTGGTGCCGGTGACCGACACGTTGCGCCGCCGGGTCGGCGGTGTCGTCGATCGCGACGACGTGATCGCGGTGCAGACGCCCCAGGGATTCTCGGCCGACGCGCTGCGCCGGGCCCATGCGTCGGGCCAAGAAGCGACCGATGACGTGACCGTTGTGGAGAACCACGGTGGCACAGTGGTGGTCGTGGACGGCGACCGGCGCAACATCAAACTCACCACGCCGCTCGACATGGACATCGCGTCCGTCCTGTTGCGAGGTGACGACGAATGA
- a CDS encoding Crp/Fnr family transcriptional regulator: MPDTSTLRATLLFADVGEEHLTTIAEAASERTLRRGDVLFTEGEDPDHIYLVTSGRIAIANKSIDGRESVVALMEAGDLFGEMPLFDGLGRSAEARALEASGVIEIPYAPVRALYESEPAELWSVVKLLAQRLRSMDETLADSVFLDVTGRTAKRLLELAGDNDEFMLPITQEELAGMVGASRERVNKAIASFVKLGWLDQSDRRYVITNREQLSIRSR; encoded by the coding sequence ATGCCTGACACCAGCACTCTCCGCGCCACGCTGCTCTTCGCCGATGTCGGCGAGGAGCACCTCACGACGATCGCCGAGGCCGCCTCCGAGCGCACGCTCCGGCGCGGCGACGTGCTGTTCACCGAAGGCGAGGACCCCGACCACATCTACCTCGTCACGTCGGGACGCATCGCGATCGCCAACAAGTCGATCGACGGCCGCGAGTCGGTCGTCGCCTTGATGGAAGCCGGTGACCTCTTCGGCGAGATGCCGCTGTTCGACGGCCTGGGCCGCTCGGCCGAAGCACGGGCGCTCGAGGCCTCGGGTGTCATCGAGATCCCCTACGCCCCGGTTCGGGCGCTCTACGAGAGCGAGCCGGCCGAACTCTGGAGCGTCGTCAAGCTCCTCGCCCAGCGGCTCCGGTCGATGGACGAGACATTGGCCGACAGTGTGTTCCTCGACGTCACCGGACGCACTGCGAAGCGCCTGCTCGAGCTGGCCGGCGACAACGACGAGTTCATGCTCCCGATCACGCAGGAGGAGCTGGCCGGCATGGTCGGCGCGAGCCGCGAACGCGTCAACAAGGCGATCGCTTCGTTCGTGAAGCTCGGGTGGCTCGACCAGAGTGATCGTCGCTACGTGATCACCAACCGCGAACAGCTGTCGATCCGCTCCCGCTAA
- the ispF gene encoding 2-C-methyl-D-erythritol 2,4-cyclodiphosphate synthase, whose amino-acid sequence MTEPIPFRVGQSFDVHARSDDPDRLLVLGGVAFPDERGLAGHSDADVVAHACIDALLGAAGLGDIGQMFPDTDPALSGADSIELLRRAAAAVREAGWRPGNIDCSVVLDRPKIAPVKAQMESNLTEAAGAPVTVTGRRSEGVGSLGRGEGIVAWAVALVAR is encoded by the coding sequence ATGACCGAGCCGATCCCCTTCCGGGTCGGGCAGAGCTTCGACGTCCACGCCCGAAGCGACGACCCCGACCGGCTTCTCGTGCTCGGCGGCGTGGCATTCCCCGACGAACGCGGGTTGGCCGGCCACAGCGACGCCGATGTCGTCGCTCATGCCTGCATCGACGCACTGTTGGGTGCCGCCGGACTCGGCGACATCGGCCAGATGTTTCCCGACACCGACCCGGCCCTCTCGGGCGCCGACAGCATCGAGCTGCTCCGTCGAGCTGCGGCGGCGGTGCGCGAGGCAGGATGGCGGCCGGGCAACATCGACTGTTCGGTCGTCCTCGATCGACCGAAGATCGCCCCCGTGAAAGCACAGATGGAGTCGAACTTGACCGAAGCGGCAGGAGCGCCGGTGACCGTGACCGGCCGACGAAGCGAAGGAGTCGGCTCCTTGGGTCGCGGTGAGGGCATCGTGGCGTGGGCTGTGGCGCTGGTGGCGCGATGA
- a CDS encoding ATP-dependent Clp protease ATP-binding subunit: protein MFERFTDRARRVVVLAQEEARLLNHNYIGTEHILLGLIHEGEGVAAKALESLGISLEAVRNQVEEIIGQGGSSPSGHIPFTPRAKKVLELSLREALQLGHNYIGTEHILLGLIREGEGVAAQVLVKLGADLSRVRQQVIQLLSGYSGSGGSGESSGSSGGSGDKAGATSGGSGGDSASGSLVLDQFGRNLTQLAREKGLDPVIGRSRETERVMQILSRRTKNNPVLVGEPGVGKTAIVEGLAQAIADDNVPETLHGKQLYTLDLGALVAGSRYRGDFEERLKKVLKEIKTRGDIILFIDEIHTLVGAGAAEGAIDAASILKPMLARGELQTIGATTLDEYRKHLEKDAALERRFQKVVVDEPTVAHTIEILKGLRDRYETHHRVTITDQALVAAANLADRYIADRHLPDKAIDLIDEAGSRLRIKRMETPPEYKELEAEISDVVKAKKDAVESQQFEEAGRLRDKEKELLARRESLEGEAKASGVDLFDEVDEEAIAEVLSLWTGIPVYKLTEAETEKLLRMEDELHKRVIGQEDAIKAVSQAIRRTRAGLKDPKRPSGSFIFLGPSGVGKTELAKTLAEFLFGEESALISLDMSEYMEKHTVSRLVGSPPGYVGYEEGGQLTEKVRRKPFSVVLFDEVEKAHPDVFNTLLQILEEGRLTDSQGRSVDFRNTVLIMTSNLGTADLRKAQIGFGTGDEAVNYEKMKEKVNDALKAHFRPEFLNRIDDTIVFHELSQPEVRQIVDLMIARTAVQLGGQGMGLELTDAAKDHMADKGYDPTLGARPLRRAIQRLVEDPLSEKLLYKEFRAGEIIIVDVEPDPEKNNELVVVFRAIEGFEPPEPELADAVDGGEAF, encoded by the coding sequence ATGTTCGAGCGGTTCACCGACAGGGCTCGACGAGTGGTGGTGTTGGCGCAGGAGGAAGCGCGCCTGCTCAACCACAACTACATCGGGACGGAGCACATCCTGCTCGGCCTCATCCACGAGGGCGAGGGCGTCGCCGCGAAGGCGCTCGAGTCGCTCGGCATCAGCCTCGAGGCCGTGCGCAATCAGGTCGAGGAGATCATCGGCCAGGGCGGTTCGTCGCCCAGCGGCCACATCCCGTTCACCCCGCGGGCCAAGAAGGTCCTCGAGCTGAGCCTGCGGGAAGCGCTGCAGCTCGGTCACAACTACATCGGGACCGAGCACATCCTGCTCGGCCTCATCCGCGAGGGCGAGGGTGTTGCCGCCCAGGTGCTCGTGAAGCTCGGCGCCGACCTCAGCCGCGTGCGCCAGCAGGTCATCCAGCTCCTCTCCGGCTACTCCGGTTCCGGCGGCTCCGGTGAGTCCTCCGGGAGCAGTGGCGGCAGCGGCGACAAGGCCGGGGCGACCTCGGGCGGGTCGGGCGGCGACAGCGCGTCCGGTTCCCTCGTGCTCGACCAGTTCGGTCGCAATCTGACCCAGCTCGCCCGTGAGAAGGGCCTCGATCCGGTCATCGGGCGCAGTCGTGAGACCGAGCGGGTCATGCAGATCCTCTCACGTCGTACCAAGAACAACCCCGTGCTCGTGGGCGAGCCCGGTGTGGGCAAGACCGCGATCGTCGAGGGGCTCGCCCAGGCGATCGCCGACGACAACGTGCCCGAGACCCTCCACGGCAAGCAGCTCTACACGCTCGACCTCGGGGCGCTCGTCGCCGGATCGCGCTACCGCGGTGACTTCGAGGAGCGCCTGAAGAAGGTGCTCAAGGAGATCAAGACCCGCGGCGACATCATCCTCTTCATCGACGAGATCCACACGCTGGTGGGTGCCGGCGCCGCCGAAGGCGCGATCGACGCCGCCTCGATCCTCAAGCCGATGCTCGCCCGCGGTGAACTCCAGACCATCGGTGCGACCACGCTCGACGAGTATCGCAAGCATCTCGAAAAGGACGCAGCGCTCGAGCGTCGTTTCCAGAAGGTCGTGGTCGACGAGCCGACGGTTGCCCACACCATCGAGATCCTGAAGGGCCTGCGCGATCGCTACGAGACCCACCATCGGGTCACGATCACCGACCAGGCCCTCGTCGCCGCGGCCAACCTGGCCGACCGCTACATCGCCGACCGTCATCTTCCCGACAAGGCGATCGACCTGATCGACGAGGCCGGCTCCCGTCTGCGCATCAAGCGCATGGAGACCCCGCCCGAATACAAGGAACTCGAAGCCGAGATCTCCGACGTCGTCAAGGCCAAGAAGGACGCCGTCGAGTCGCAGCAGTTCGAAGAAGCCGGTCGCCTGCGCGACAAGGAGAAGGAACTCCTCGCTCGTCGCGAGTCGCTCGAGGGAGAGGCCAAGGCATCGGGTGTCGATCTCTTCGACGAGGTCGACGAAGAGGCCATCGCCGAGGTGCTCTCGCTGTGGACGGGCATCCCCGTCTACAAGCTCACCGAAGCGGAGACCGAGAAGCTCCTTCGCATGGAAGACGAGCTGCACAAGCGGGTCATCGGCCAAGAAGACGCCATCAAGGCCGTCTCCCAGGCGATCCGCCGCACCCGTGCCGGGCTGAAGGATCCGAAGCGCCCGAGCGGCTCGTTCATCTTCCTCGGCCCCTCCGGCGTCGGCAAGACCGAGCTCGCCAAGACCCTCGCCGAGTTCCTCTTCGGTGAGGAGAGTGCCCTCATCAGCCTCGACATGTCGGAATACATGGAGAAGCACACGGTCAGCCGACTCGTCGGCTCACCTCCCGGCTATGTCGGCTACGAAGAGGGCGGCCAGCTCACCGAGAAGGTGCGCCGCAAGCCCTTCTCCGTCGTGCTCTTCGACGAGGTCGAGAAGGCCCATCCCGACGTCTTCAACACGCTGCTGCAGATCCTCGAAGAGGGCCGACTCACCGATTCCCAGGGTCGTTCCGTCGATTTCCGCAACACCGTGCTGATCATGACCTCCAACCTCGGCACCGCCGACCTGCGCAAGGCGCAGATCGGTTTCGGCACCGGCGACGAGGCCGTCAACTACGAGAAGATGAAGGAAAAGGTCAACGACGCCCTCAAGGCGCACTTCCGGCCCGAGTTCCTCAACCGGATCGACGACACGATCGTCTTCCACGAGCTGAGCCAGCCCGAGGTCCGTCAGATCGTCGATCTCATGATCGCCCGCACCGCCGTGCAGCTGGGTGGGCAGGGCATGGGCCTCGAGCTCACCGATGCCGCCAAGGACCACATGGCCGACAAGGGCTACGACCCGACCCTGGGGGCTCGGCCGTTGCGTCGTGCGATCCAGCGCCTCGTCGAGGATCCGCTGTCGGAGAAGCTCCTCTACAAGGAGTTCCGCGCCGGCGAGATCATCATCGTCGACGTCGAGCCCGACCCCGAGAAGAACAACGAACTCGTGGTGGTCTTCCGGGCCATCGAGGGCTTCGAGCCGCCCGAACCCGAGCTGGCCGACGCCGTCGACGGCGGCGAAGCCTTCTGA
- the lysS gene encoding lysine--tRNA ligase produces MTEPLPYRADVTATAAQILRDHADLEAGAETDVVVSIAGRMMLRRDQGKLAFGVLQDSTGRIQLFAMAKSTPDFDGFTGLSIGDWILVTGVVMNTKRGELSVRVDEWTVLAPAQRPFPDKWHGMTDPDLRYRQRYVDLWVTEEARTAFRQRSAIVASIRRWLGERDFIEVETPMLHPIPGGALAKPFVTHHNALDADLYLRIAPELYLKRLVVGGMERVYEIGRVFRNEGMSPRHNPEFTMLELYWAYADHNDMMTLTEELVAAAALDVIGSTTIDYDGRAVDLSTPWRRATMEELILEHAGVEVSLDTPIDELRALCDRFGVEAKDHYGPGKLILEIYEKTTEAELWGPIFVTDYPVEVSPLSREHRERPGYTERFEAIVAGRELCNGFSELTDPVEQRARFEAQEAEGAAGDDEAMVVDEDYLRALEYGLPGTAGLGIGIDRLVMLLTGTTTIRDVVLFPTLRPEQGIDEAPAADPTQSPAPRPPTPPN; encoded by the coding sequence ATGACCGAACCCCTGCCGTACCGCGCCGACGTCACCGCGACGGCCGCCCAGATCCTCCGCGACCATGCCGACCTCGAGGCCGGTGCCGAGACCGACGTCGTCGTGTCCATCGCCGGCCGGATGATGCTGCGGCGGGATCAGGGAAAGCTCGCGTTCGGTGTGTTGCAGGACTCGACGGGTCGGATCCAGCTCTTCGCGATGGCGAAGTCGACGCCCGACTTCGATGGCTTCACCGGCCTGTCGATCGGTGACTGGATCCTCGTGACCGGCGTCGTGATGAACACCAAGCGCGGCGAGCTCTCGGTGCGCGTCGACGAATGGACCGTCCTGGCGCCGGCGCAGCGTCCGTTCCCCGACAAGTGGCACGGCATGACCGACCCCGACCTGCGCTACCGACAGCGCTACGTCGATCTCTGGGTCACCGAAGAGGCGCGTACCGCCTTCCGGCAGCGCTCCGCGATCGTGGCGTCGATCCGCCGCTGGCTCGGCGAACGCGACTTCATCGAGGTCGAGACCCCGATGCTGCACCCCATTCCGGGGGGTGCGCTGGCCAAGCCGTTCGTCACCCACCACAACGCGCTCGATGCCGACCTCTACCTGCGCATCGCGCCGGAGCTCTACCTCAAGCGACTCGTGGTCGGCGGCATGGAGCGGGTCTACGAGATCGGTCGTGTGTTCCGCAACGAGGGCATGTCGCCGCGCCACAATCCCGAGTTCACGATGCTCGAGCTCTACTGGGCCTACGCCGACCACAACGACATGATGACGCTCACCGAGGAGCTCGTCGCGGCCGCCGCGCTCGACGTCATCGGCTCGACCACCATCGACTACGACGGCCGCGCCGTCGACCTGTCGACCCCGTGGCGGCGGGCGACCATGGAGGAGCTGATCCTCGAGCATGCCGGTGTCGAGGTCAGCCTCGACACGCCGATCGACGAGCTCCGGGCGCTCTGCGACCGGTTCGGCGTCGAGGCGAAGGACCACTACGGGCCGGGCAAGCTGATCCTCGAGATCTACGAGAAGACCACCGAGGCGGAACTCTGGGGACCGATCTTCGTGACCGACTATCCCGTCGAGGTGTCGCCGCTGTCTCGCGAGCACCGGGAACGGCCCGGCTACACCGAGCGCTTCGAGGCGATCGTGGCCGGTCGCGAGCTCTGCAACGGGTTCTCCGAGCTCACCGATCCGGTCGAACAGCGCGCTCGGTTCGAGGCGCAGGAGGCCGAGGGTGCCGCAGGCGACGACGAAGCGATGGTCGTCGACGAGGACTATCTGCGGGCGCTCGAATACGGGCTTCCCGGCACCGCCGGCCTCGGTATCGGCATCGACCGTCTGGTCATGCTCCTCACCGGCACCACCACGATCCGCGATGTGGTGCTCTTCCCGACCCTGCGCCCCGAACAGGGCATCGACGAGGCACCGGCGGCCGATCCCACGCAATCCCCCGCGCCCCGTCCCCCAACCCCGCCAAATTAG
- the radA gene encoding DNA repair protein RadA, which produces MARTRTVHRCTTCGAAAPKWAGRCDGCGEWNTLVEELDVRDTTTPVVGRSSVALPIAEVADESSLLRSTGLAEVDRVLGGGLVPGSVTLVGGEPGIGKSTLMLQLAGSVAAGGQRALYVSGEESASQVRSRADRLGALHDDLWLVGETVLPHVLGHLDEVKPEVVVIDSVQTLVNPDMSSAPGSVSQVRECAHELVQEAKRRGVALLLVGHVTKEGTLAGPRVLEHVVDTVLEFDGDRQHGLRLLRASKHRFGPTSEVGLLQMDELGLAPVDDPSGLFLADRVTGVSGSAVVPTVDGNRPLLVEVQALVAPSQLATPRRSAQGLDQGRLAMLLAVLERRVGLPVSNAEVYALAVGGARIVDPGADAGLALAVASSLTGHPLADDLVVVGEVGLGGELRHVSHINRRLNEAARMGFRRAIVPHATGEAPEGLAVLRAPTLAAAVQLADVGPS; this is translated from the coding sequence ATGGCACGGACTCGAACGGTTCACCGCTGCACCACGTGCGGCGCGGCCGCCCCCAAGTGGGCGGGCAGATGCGATGGGTGTGGGGAGTGGAACACGCTCGTCGAGGAGTTGGATGTGCGCGACACCACCACGCCCGTCGTCGGTCGCAGCAGTGTCGCCCTGCCGATCGCCGAGGTCGCCGACGAGTCGTCGCTGTTGCGCTCCACGGGCCTCGCCGAGGTCGATCGGGTGCTCGGTGGTGGGCTCGTCCCCGGCTCGGTCACCCTCGTCGGGGGCGAGCCGGGGATCGGCAAGTCGACGCTGATGCTCCAGCTCGCCGGGTCGGTCGCCGCCGGCGGGCAGCGGGCGCTCTATGTGTCCGGCGAGGAGTCGGCATCGCAGGTGCGCAGCCGCGCCGATCGGCTGGGCGCGCTCCACGACGATCTCTGGCTGGTCGGTGAGACCGTCCTGCCCCACGTGCTCGGTCATCTCGATGAGGTGAAGCCCGAGGTCGTGGTGATCGACTCGGTACAGACCCTCGTGAACCCGGACATGTCGTCGGCACCGGGTTCGGTGTCCCAGGTCAGGGAGTGCGCCCACGAGCTGGTCCAGGAGGCGAAGCGTCGCGGCGTCGCCTTGCTGCTGGTGGGGCATGTCACGAAGGAAGGCACCCTTGCCGGGCCCCGGGTGCTCGAGCACGTGGTCGACACCGTGCTCGAGTTCGATGGCGATCGTCAGCACGGTCTGCGTCTCCTGCGGGCATCCAAGCATCGCTTCGGTCCCACGTCCGAGGTCGGCCTCCTCCAGATGGACGAGCTGGGGCTCGCCCCGGTCGATGACCCGAGCGGCCTCTTCCTCGCCGACCGCGTGACCGGCGTCTCCGGCTCGGCCGTGGTGCCGACGGTCGACGGCAACCGCCCGCTGCTCGTCGAGGTGCAGGCACTCGTCGCTCCGTCGCAGCTCGCCACCCCACGGCGTAGTGCCCAGGGCCTCGATCAGGGTCGCCTCGCCATGCTCCTCGCCGTGCTCGAACGACGTGTGGGGCTCCCGGTGTCGAACGCGGAGGTCTACGCGCTCGCGGTCGGTGGTGCCCGCATCGTCGATCCGGGGGCCGATGCCGGTCTCGCCCTCGCCGTCGCCTCGTCGTTGACCGGTCATCCGCTGGCCGACGACCTGGTCGTGGTCGGCGAGGTCGGCCTCGGCGGTGAGCTCCGCCACGTGAGCCACATCAATCGCCGGCTGAACGAGGCGGCGCGGATGGGGTTCCGTCGGGCCATCGTCCCCCACGCGACCGGCGAGGCGCCCGAAGGACTGGCAGTCCTGCGGGCGCCGACCCTCGCTGCCGCGGTGCAGCTTGCCGACGTCGGTCCTTCGTAG
- a CDS encoding type III pantothenate kinase: MLLTIDVGNTQNVLGLYDLDSDVGDGAGVGLVDHWRLSTDASRTSDEYAIAIRSLLDTADIDFESELTGIAICSGVPRILANLRDMVGRYLTFDPIVIEPGVKTGMPILYDNPKEVGADRIANAIAAYDLYGGPTVVVDFGTGNNFDVISSEGEFLGGAIAPGIEISLDALFGRAAQLRAIELVEPRSVIGKSTVESIQSGAVYGFAAMIDGMVERFAGELGDINVVATGGLAHLIAPVAESIEHVEPFLTLHGLRIVHQRNER; encoded by the coding sequence GTGCTTCTCACGATCGACGTCGGCAACACGCAGAATGTGCTCGGCCTCTACGACCTCGACAGCGACGTCGGCGACGGGGCCGGCGTCGGGCTCGTCGACCACTGGCGGCTCTCCACCGACGCGTCGCGGACCTCCGATGAGTACGCCATCGCCATTCGCTCGTTGCTCGACACCGCCGACATCGATTTCGAGAGTGAGCTCACCGGCATCGCGATCTGTTCCGGGGTACCGCGGATCCTGGCCAACCTGCGCGACATGGTCGGGCGCTATCTGACGTTCGATCCGATCGTCATCGAGCCGGGTGTCAAGACGGGAATGCCGATCCTCTACGACAACCCGAAAGAGGTCGGTGCCGACCGGATCGCCAACGCCATCGCGGCCTACGACCTCTACGGCGGCCCGACGGTGGTCGTCGATTTCGGCACGGGCAACAACTTCGACGTCATCTCCTCCGAGGGCGAGTTCCTCGGCGGTGCCATCGCCCCGGGCATCGAGATCAGCCTCGACGCGCTCTTCGGGCGGGCCGCTCAACTCCGGGCCATCGAACTCGTCGAACCCCGCAGCGTGATCGGGAAGTCGACGGTGGAGTCGATCCAGTCGGGTGCCGTCTACGGCTTCGCCGCGATGATCGACGGCATGGTCGAACGGTTCGCCGGTGAGCTGGGCGACATCAATGTCGTCGCCACGGGCGGCTTGGCCCACCTGATCGCCCCGGTGGCCGAGTCGATCGAGCACGTCGAGCCGTTCCTCACCCTCCACGGTCTACGGATCGTCCACCAACGAAACGAACGATGA